The Myxococcus virescens DNA segment TGCTCCAGCGCCCGCCGGAAGTCGCAGATGCCGTAGTACGCGCAGTTGGCGCCGTCGTAGAAGTCGGCCATCTCCGCGGCGCCCACCCAGACGCCCGCGGTGGGGCCCGTCATCGAGTGGCTGGTGATGAGCGCCTTCACCTTGGGGCGCGTCTTCGTCTGCAACGTCCCCGGGTACTGGAGGAAGCGGGACAGCTCGCGGGCCGCGTTGACGGAGAGGTACTGGTTGTCGGTGCCCAGCAGGTGCTCGGTGCGCAGGCCGAAGGAGTCCAGCGAGTCGATGATGGACGGGTCCTGCTGCACGGCCGCCACGAAGGCGTCGTTGTAGTGGCCGCGGAACAGTCCGACGAAGACGTTGTTGGTGGCGCTGCGCATGTACCAGGAGGCCAGGGCGGTATTGTTGAAGCGGTCCAGCAGGCCCTTGAAGGTGCCCAGGTGCCGCGCGTTCTCCCCCGCGCTGTCGATGAGCGTGACGAACTCCCGCAGCACCGCGCCGTGGTCGTCGTTGACGTCCCGGAAGTGGCTGTTGGCCACGAAGGCGGCCAGGGCCGGGCGGATGGCGTTGGCCAGCGCCGTGCCGTAGCTGCCCACGACGTCCGGGGCGTAGTACTGCACGTAGTACCCCGCGCGCAGGAACATGATGAGCTGGAGCGTCTGGCCGTTGTTGTTGCCCCCATAGCCTTGCGCGCTGGTGGTGAGCGCGTTGGCGATGGTGACCATCTTGCTCTCGATGAACACCTGCCGGGCGAGCGTGCCCGTGACGCTGAACAGCGTGTTGATGCACTCCGTCGAGGAGCCCTTCACCAGCGTGACGAGCGCCGTGCCGGTGGCGGACCCGAAGGCCGCCGTGTCACACGCCAGCAGAAAGCGCTTCGGTGCCGGTGGGGTGAGGGCCTGACGCAGCTGCTCCGGGGAGACATCCGGCTGCCGTTCGTCGGGCTGGATGCGCTGGTGCGCGTGCTCCAGTCCATGGACGCGCTGAGCAGGGTCGGCCGGGAGAGGACCTCCGGGGCGGGCGTCCGCTCCGGGTGCGAACAGGGCGAGACAACAGATGGCGAGGACGATGTGACAGCGACACCAATCCGGGATTGGACTGCGCATGGCTTCGTGCTCCTCGAATGGGGGGGCTTGCCGCACGGTGTCGTCCGTTCCGAGTGACACCGACGTGGGTTTCACGCGGTGTTCAAGGTATTCGTGAGGACGTGTGACATTCTTGTGTCTTTCCCATGTGGGGACGAATGGAAACCACCAAAACGCGTGAAACCTTGGAGCACTGGCGGATGGGCTTCATGGGGCGGGTGGCGAATCCGCTGTTCGCGGAGGAGCTGTTCGACCGGGTGCCGGACATCGTCTTCTCGGTGAAGGACATCCGGGGCCGCTACGTGTGCATCAGCGAGGCGTGTGCGGAGCGCTGTGGCCTGAAGAGCAAGGCGGCGGCGGTGGGGCACACGGCGCACGAGCTGTTCCCCCAGCACATGGCGGACCGGTACGTGCGACAGGACGAGCAGGTGTTCCGGACGGGGCGCGCGCTCGTGGACAACCTGGACCTGACGTTGTTCAACAACCGCAAGCCGGGCTGGTGTCTGACGAGCAAGGTGCCGCTGTTCGATGCCACGGGCGAGGTGATGGGGCTGGCGTGTCTGTCCAAGGACGTGCACGAGCCGGGGCGCGCGGGGCTGGTGGACGAGCGCTTCGCGGGGACCATCGACTACATCCAGGCGAACTATGGGGAGCGGCTGCGCATCGACTCGCTGGCGCGACGGGCGGGGATGTCCGCGGCGCAGTTCGAGCGGCGGATGCAGCGCATCTTCCAGCTGTCTGCCGGGCAGTTCATCATGAAGACTCGCATCGACGCGGCGGCGGAGCGGCTGGTGGAGGATGCGCAGCCCATCTCCGCCATCGCCCTGGCGGTGGGCTTCTGTGACCAGAGCGCGCTGTCTCGCCAGTTCAAGCAGGTGACGGGGTTGAGCCCGCGACAGTACCGGCAGCTCGTCGTCGCCACGTCCGTGCCGGGAGCGCCACGGGGCAAGCGGGCTCGCTGAAGCCAGGCCACCGGCGTGAAGCTCACGCCGGAGTCACCACAGCCACCCGCCTAGAACCGCCCCGCCCGAGCCTGGTCGAAGTCCACGCGGTGCTTCATGTACAGCGTATCCAGCATGTGGTTGCTGATGGGGTTGGCATTCCCATCCGTGAACCGGTGCACCACCGCGCCCTTGCCCGCGTCCTTCAGGAAGGCCGTCGGGTCCACGCTCCCGCCCAGGCCCGTGAGCGTGGGCACCGGGTCCGCGTTGTTGACGTAGTGCACATACCTGGGCCCATCCACATACCGCGTGGACGCCGCGCCAAACGTTTCCACGCTCAGCTTGCCCAGCGTCTTCTCCACTTGCGCTTGGGACATGCCATCCTCGATGCGCAGCCGCTTCGCCACGTCATCCAGCGCCCGCGCGGTGATAAGGCCGCCCTGGCTGTAGCCCATGAGGTGCACCTCACGGCCCGCCTTCAACTCGCTGTAGAGCGTGTCCGCCAGCGTATCCACCGCAGGGTTGCGGCCCTTGTCCAGCTTGTCCGCCACACACTGCGCCAGGTCCGCCACCAGGCCTTGCGTCGCGTTGTGGATGCCCACCACCTTCGCGTCCGCCGTCTCCGCGATGGCCTGCATCTCACTCAGCTGCCCCGACGTCGGCGTCATGATGCCGTTGACGTAGAGAATCGTCTTCGACGGGTTCGGGTTGTCCAGCGGCGTCACGCCCGGGACGTCCTTCAGCGGCGTGCCGGGCGGAAACGTCTGCCCCTTGGCCCCCACGAACTTCCCGTCACTCATCCGGTCCGGCTTCGCATCCCCGCCGAAGATGCGCTTCAGCTCGTTCACATGCGCGGCCTGGAAGACGTCCTTGCCCATCTCGATGAAGCGGGGCACGTCGGCGATGCCGCCCTTGATGGCATCCACCACCCCGCCCACCAGGGCGTTCTTCGGAGCCGCCGTGGGTGCCTTCGCAATCGGAGGGGTGACGGCGCTGCGGCTGCGGTCGATGGGGCTCACGAGGGCCTCCTGCCCGGTGGGGGGACGGGTGTTCTCCCCATCTTCTCAAGCTTCCAGAGGGAAGTTGCGTCCTCCCACCTCGCGCGTGTCAATCCATACGGAGGGCACGCGACATGCCGCGTCAATGCGGCACGGGCGGTGAGGGCTCACGCGTTTCGGGGTCGTGGTGGTTCAGCGTCTGCTCCGCCTGCTCGCGGTGGAGGCGCCGCGTGGCCGTCTCCTCCTCTTCCGTCCGCTGGCGCCGCTTCACCAGGCCCTGCGTCTCATCCACGAACCAGAACACCACCCGGAAGAAAGCCGCGATGACCGTGATGAGCAGCGTGGACAGCACCCAGCTGAGCACGTAGCCGGGCCAGCCTCCCACGGTCACCCGAATGACGTTCGTCCCCGTGAGCGGCACCAGGACGAAGGCCACGTAGTGCGACACGCAATAGGGGCACGACACCAGATAACCCCACCAGGTGTCCTTGCCGCCCAGCCGCGCGCGCAGCGGCGCGAAGATGCGCTCCCGGGACAGCGTCTGCGACACGCCCATCACCACGGCGGAGACGGCGAAGAGCTGAAAGAGGTCCCCCATGTCGTCAAGGTGGCGATGACGCATCGGGCAAGAAACAGCGGGCCTCCATGAAGGGCCCCGCCCGCCTGCTCGCCCTGCCTGCCCCCCGGCGCGAGTGGCGCCGTTGGCCAGTCGACGTTCGGAAGAGACTTCCGTGGGGCTGGCTGTAAAAACGACCGATTACCGCCCTTATGCATGGGCCGGCTTGGATGCAAACCCCTGGATTCACTTGGAAACGATGGTGCCACCCCTTGGCACGTGGGTCGCAATGGGCAACCCCCCGTAGCGTCATCGCGATCCCCCAACCAGATCTCTTTTTCCCCGAGAGACACCATGCAGGCTTCCAACTCCTTCTCCTCCCCTGATTCGCTCTCCACCTACCTGTCGGAGATCAACCAGTACCCGCTGCTCACCCAGCCGCAGGAGCAGGAGCTGTCGAAGCGCTTCCGCGCGGGGGACCTGGCCGCGGGCCACCAGTTGGTGACGGCGAACCTCCGCTTCGTGGTGAAGGTGGCCTACGAGTACCGCTCCTACGGCCTGAAGATGTCGGACCTCATCCAGGAGGCGAACATCGGCCTGATGAAGGCCGTGCAGAAGTTCGATCCGGACAAGGGCATCCGCCTCATCTCCTACGCCGTCTGGTGGATTCGCGCGTACATCCAGAACTGCATCCTGAAGAACTGGAGCCTGGTGAAGCTGGGCACCACGCAGGCGCAGCGCCGCCTCTTTTTCAGCCTGGCCCGCACGCGCCGCGAGCTGGAGAAGATGGGCGCCGGCGACGCGAACGTGGTCAACGCCGAGGAGATTGCGCGCAAGCTGAACGTGAAGGCCTCCGAGGTGCGCGAGATGGAGCAGCGCATGGGCGGCCGTGACTTGTCCCTGGACGCGCCCATGGGCGAGGACGGCGACGCCACGCACCTGGACTTCGTGGAGTCCGAGTCCGTCTCCGCGGTGGACGAGGTCGCCGACCGGCAGCAGGCCAACCTCACCCGCGAGCTCGTGCAGCGCGCCCTGCGCCGCCTGGACCCGCGCGAGCGCTTCATCATCGAGCAGCGCGTCATGGGCGACGCGGAGATGACGCTCAGCGAGCTGGGCGAGCACTTCGGCTTCTCCCGCGAGCGCGCCCGTCAGCTGGAGATTCGGGCGAAGGACAAGCTCAAGCTCGCGCTGGCCACGCTGATGGCCGAGGCCGGCGTCGACGAGAGCACGCTCAACGCCTGAGCCTCACGCCTTCCTGGGGAAGACGACGGCGCTCCAGCCCGGCCCGGCTGGAGCGCCGCCTCCCCGCACCGGCTCGACATGGCGCGGGCTCACCCCACCCGCTCGAAGCGAATGTCGGCGTGCTGGACATCCGCGGCGGCGAAGGCGAGCAGCCGCCCGCCCTCGTCGGTCAGCGCGGCGCGGTCCTCACGCGACAGCCGCGCGAAGGGCGTGATGCACAAGGTCGCGGTGCCGCGCGCACGTTCAATGCGCCAGGTTCCTCGAACGAAGCCATCCACGAGGAGGGTGGCGCGCACGATGCCGTTGAGGGTGAAGACGCGCTTGCGGGCGGCATCGGAGATGATGCGCGTGCGGTCCGCGTGGGCCAGCAGCACGCTGTCGAATTCGGACAGGAAGCGGACGGGCGCGGGCGTGTCCGGGTCGGGCCTCCGGGCATTCGGGATGTCGAACAGCTCGACGCCGTGCTCGTCACGATAGGCGCGCAGCTCAGGCCGCAACCGCTCCAGGACAGCGCCCATGCGTGACAGGCCCGACCAGGCCTGCAGGTCCCTGGCGCTCGCGGGGCCAAACGCGGCGAGGTAGCGCATCACCAGCGCGTCTGGCGGCGCGGCGGGCTCGAAGCGCTGGCCGAGCCAGGACTCGGCGGTGGCGTACACCATCCGCTCGCCATGGCCCCACGTTCCACAGGGTGGCACCACAACGAGCGGCTCCAGGCTCGAGAAACCCAGGCTCAGGGCGCTCGCATCATGGCCGGGCCACTTCTCCTGAAGCCGCCGGCCCAGCTCGCCCCGGGGACTGGGACGTGCCTCCAGCAGCGCCCGTCCCTCCGCCACCAGCGCCTGGACCTCCACACCCGCCAGCTGCTTGCCATGGGAGGCGTGCTTCAGCCCCCTGTCCAGCGCGGGTTGCAGCACGGGGCGCAGCGCGAGGCAGTCACGCGCGGTCACCAGGTGCAACGTCCCGCGCATCATCCCGGCGCGCACCACCTGGCGCTCAATCACGAGCCGGGTCAGCGCCTCTTGCTGAAAGCCGTTCAGCCGCGTCCACAATGCGCCGTAGGGAGGATGGGTGGCCTGGGCTTGAAGCCCCACCAGATGCTCCAGCGCCTCCATCACGCCCGCCCGGGAGCGCTGCAACAGCCACTGCCGCTGGAGCAGGGCCCGGTTGAGGGCCCGCTGCCCCAGGACCTGGGCCGGCAGCCGCCGCCGCGAGGAGGCGCGGACAGGCGGCGCGCTTCCTGATTCCTTCGTGGGTGAAGGCACTGGGCTCAGCCCCCCTCCCCTCTGTGCCTTGCTGGAGCGTCCACGTTTGACACCCGCGGGGACGAGCATCGGCAACATCATCAAGAAGGGAATCATGTCGGGTGGCACCTGGGGTGGGATGCGAACGCCCCTGGGTCGGAAGAACCCAAGGGGCTTCGTAGACGCCATCCTGCGACCCGCCCCTGACAGTCCTATGTCAGGAATGTACGACCCACCGGGCCCGGCTCAGCGCCGCGACATGCCGTGGAGCGCCATCACGAGGTGCTCGAAGGTGCGCCCGGGCAGCAGGCGCTTCGACACCAGGCCGACGCGCTGCGACAAGTGACCCACGGAGTAACGCACGTCCACGCGCTGCCGCTCCACCAGGGCCAGGAGCTTCCGGGCGACCTGCTCGGGAGGAACGCCCGCGCCTTCTCCTGACTCCACCAGGTTCATGACGCGCTCGAAGGCCTCCTGGTAGGCGGACCCGGGACCGGACTGCCGGGCGCGCTGCCGGTACTCGCGCACGCGCGTGAGGACATCCCCGGGCTGCAGCAGCGTGGCCTCGATGCCGAAGGCGGCGACTTCCTGCCGGAGGCTCTCCGTCATTCCCTCCAGGGCGAACTTGCTGGCGCTGTAGAGCCCCTGGAAGGGAAGCCCGGCGGCGCCGCCCATGGAGCTCATGTTGACGATGAGGCCCGACCGCTGCGCGCGCATCGTGGGGAGCACCGCCCGGCAGACGCGCAGCACGCCGAAGAAGTTGGTGTCCATCTGCCGCTGGGCTTCTTCGACGGACACGTCCTCCACGGCGCCGGCCATCACGAAGCCCGCGCAGTTCACCACCACGTCGAGCCGGCCCTCGGCCGCGAGCACCGACGCCACCGCGCGCTGAACGGAATCCTCATCCGTGACGTCCAACACGGCCATCCGGTGGTGGGCACCATCCGCGCGGGGATGGCGGCTGGTACCATGGACGGCGTGGCCATGTGCCCCCAGGAGCTCCGCGCAGGCCTGACCGATGCCAGAGGATGCGCCAGTGATGAGGACCACCTTGCGTCGCGACTTGCTCATGCGTGTTCCTGCCCAGGCTCGTGACGAGCATCAACGTGGGAGCGCATAGTGAACCTCATCGAGCCCTGTGTGCTGGCGGGCGCGGTGGTGGGCACCCTCACCGGCGCCGTCCTGGGATTTCCCCATGGCCTGCTGTGGGGACTGGGCGGCATGGCGGCCGGCTTGGTCGGCGGCGTGCTCGTGCTGCCCTTCGTCATCCTCTTCCTCGTCATGGCCGGAATGGCGCTGTTCTTCTGGCCGCGCCACCTGCTCAGGCGGCTCCGGGGCACGCAACCCGGGGCGGATGACGCGCCGCGAGGACACGGCGAACACTGAGGCGTCTGTCTTTACGAATCGCCGAGTCCTCGCTTAAGAGGCCGGCTCATATGATTTCCACAGACAGTGTGCATTTCCGCCGTCGAGGTTCCTCCAATGTCATGGGCTTCCCATCGCCGCGCGTGAAATCGCTCCTGGCGTTGATGCTCCTGTGCCTGGCCCCCGTCACCTGGGGCTGTGGTGGTTCGGAGCCGTCGCCCTCCCCCAGACCCGATGCGGGCACCCAGCGGCCGGACGCGGGGGTATCGACGAACGACGCGGGCACCGATGCCGGGACGGAGGACCCCGACGCGGGAGAGCCGCCTCCGGCCTTCACGCTTCAGCAATCACCCGAACTGTCACTCCGATTCCGTCTGGACCGCGCCACCGAGAGTTGGCCGGTGGTCGTCCTCCGCGAGCCGACGTTCACTGACGCCGTCTCCATCTCCGTGGAAGGGCTCCCCGAGCACGTGAGCGCGTCCAGCACCGTCGTGGCCGAGGGAGAAATCTATGGCACGCTCGAGTTCAGCGTCACGGAGTTCGCCTCCTACGGCATCGTGCCCGTGACGTTGGTCGCACGCGCCGGCGAGGTCCGCGTCGAGCAGACGCAGCTCCTCAACATCCAGCCCAGCCCGGCGGCACTGGACACCTCCTTCGGCAACAGGGGCGTGGCGGCGCCAGCCTTCGGCCACCCGGCGGTGCGCATCCATGCCGTGGCACCGCAGCCCGACGGCAAGTGGATTCTCGCGGGCGCCACGGGCTCCACGGGCCTGCGCGACGTCCTGGTAGCGCGCCTGCTTGCGAACGGGACGCTGGACCCTGACTTCGGCACCCAGGGCACGGTGACGCTGGATGTCTGCGGAGGCGATGACTACGTGGACGCCGTCACCGTGCTGTCCGATGGGCGCATCCTGGTCGCGGGAGGCGCCATCTCGGGCCCCGGGGACTGCTCGGGGAGGCAGCATCAGAGCCTGCTCTTCGCCAGGTACACCCCCGCGGGCACCCTGGACACCACGTTAGGCGGCACGGGCGTGCGCACCTTCCAGCTTTCCGAGGGCAACGCCACGCTGCATGCCGTCACGGTGGACTCCCAGGGGCGTATCGTCGGGGCGGGCACGGCGCAGCACGATGACCTGGACTTCGTCATCATGCGCTTGACGCCCACCGGCGCCGCGGACACGACCTTCAGCTCGGATGGTCTGGCCTGGGAAGACCTGGGCGAGGACGAGGACGGGCTGGGCGTCGTCACCCAGGCGGATGACCGCATCGTGGTGGTGGGAACCACGCTCGCCAGCACCAGTGGCATGACCCTGCGTCGCTACAACGTCAACGGGACGGTCGACCGGACCTTCAGCTACGACGGCCAGGCGCCGGGGATCCGCACCATCAAGCCCCGGACCTTGCACCTGCTGGCCGGAGACGCGTTGCTGGTCGGTGGCACCGCGCAGTTCTCCTCGGGCACCACCGCCTACACCTCCGCCTCGGTGACCCGGCTCCATTCGGACGGGAAGCGTGACGTGGCGTTCGGCATCGAGGGCACCAGCACCGGCCGGTGGTCGGCGCCGGACAACCCGGTGGAGAGACTGGTCGGCGCCGGCATCCTTCCGGGGGGCGAGCTGGTCCTGGCGGCGGCGAGCACCATCGACGGTGTCACGGATGGCATTGGGCTCATCCACCTGTCCGCGGACGGGAAGACCGCCCTGCGCGCCCATCGCACCAACCTGCCGGGGACCGAGGCCGCGCTCACCGCCGCGCTCCATTCCGATGGCTCGATGTGCGTGGCGGGCCTCCGCGCCGACCAAGGCACGTCCACCTCGGCGCCCTTCGCGGCACGCTTCTGGCCCTACGAATGAGCGGAACCGCAGCCCTGGGGACCTATGTATCGGTGGCGGCGAGCTCCGGATGGCACGGCACCTCCCAGAGGTGCCCCTCCGGGCCCTTGAAGTAGCCGAAGTCTCCCCAGGGTTGCTCGCTGACGTCCACCTCCTTGCGGGTGGACGTCGCATGCGACAGGACGGCCGGACGCATCCGGACCTCACTCATGTCGCGCGCCCTTCCTGGCGCCGCCGCGCTCGGGCTTGCGGAGCTCCCGCTCCAGGGCATCCAGCCGGTCATTCCAGAAGCGCTCGTAGAAACGCAGCCAGTCAGCCGCTCCGGCCAGCGGCGCCGGCGCGAGACTGCACCGATGCGTGCGCCCCTCCACCGACCTGTTCACCAACCCCGCACGCTCCAGCGTCTTGACGTGCTTGGAAGCGCCCGCGAAGGACATGCTGAACGGCGCCGCCAGTTCGCCAATGCTCCTCGGTCCCGAGGACAGGCTGCGCAGCATCTCCCGCCGCGTCGGGTCGGAAAGCGCGTGGAAGACCGCGTCGAGCTGCTCGGAACGTTGCTGAACCATGGGGGTGACCATAACGACCTCCGCCCCAAATTAAACCACCCAGTTAAACAACATGCCAGAGGGGTGGGCAGGCGGACGGCAGAAGGCGCTCGCGGACGACCCGCCCTTCGCGCGACGGCCGCGTCCCCAGGACCAGGCCAGAAGCACCAGCGGAACCAGGCCGGGGTTTCCGCCCCCTGCCGCCGCGCACCCACCCTGCGCTGTTGCATCCCGCGGCTCGGAGCAGGGCAGCCACAGCCGGCACGCCGAGCCCGCCTTCACACACGGATGCGCCCCCTGCGCGCCGGTGCAGGCAGGCCCGAAGTGGCCCGCCTCGAGCCCCGCCACCGCGCAACTCCGAGTACCGTCCGCCCGCGCGACACACGCCATGCCCACGGGGCAGTCCGCATGCGCACGGCACCCCTGCGCGCAGGCGTCCACGTCCGGGTCCACCGGCGTCCGGACGGGCGCGCCTCGTGAGGCGTCCTCGATGGCGTTCTGGATGAAGTCCGCGTGCACGTCGACGCGGCTGTTGGTCCCCGTGGTGCAGGTGAGGTCACCAAACGAAGTCACACCGACCAGGCGCTCGATGCCGTCCTGTTCGATGAACACCGGGCCACCGCTGTCCCCGCCGCACGACATCG contains these protein-coding regions:
- a CDS encoding AraC family transcriptional regulator, encoding METTKTRETLEHWRMGFMGRVANPLFAEELFDRVPDIVFSVKDIRGRYVCISEACAERCGLKSKAAAVGHTAHELFPQHMADRYVRQDEQVFRTGRALVDNLDLTLFNNRKPGWCLTSKVPLFDATGEVMGLACLSKDVHEPGRAGLVDERFAGTIDYIQANYGERLRIDSLARRAGMSAAQFERRMQRIFQLSAGQFIMKTRIDAAAERLVEDAQPISAIALAVGFCDQSALSRQFKQVTGLSPRQYRQLVVATSVPGAPRGKRAR
- a CDS encoding RNA polymerase factor sigma-32; this encodes MQASNSFSSPDSLSTYLSEINQYPLLTQPQEQELSKRFRAGDLAAGHQLVTANLRFVVKVAYEYRSYGLKMSDLIQEANIGLMKAVQKFDPDKGIRLISYAVWWIRAYIQNCILKNWSLVKLGTTQAQRRLFFSLARTRRELEKMGAGDANVVNAEEIARKLNVKASEVREMEQRMGGRDLSLDAPMGEDGDATHLDFVESESVSAVDEVADRQQANLTRELVQRALRRLDPRERFIIEQRVMGDAEMTLSELGEHFGFSRERARQLEIRAKDKLKLALATLMAEAGVDESTLNA
- a CDS encoding winged helix DNA-binding domain-containing protein, which produces MPSPTKESGSAPPVRASSRRRLPAQVLGQRALNRALLQRQWLLQRSRAGVMEALEHLVGLQAQATHPPYGALWTRLNGFQQEALTRLVIERQVVRAGMMRGTLHLVTARDCLALRPVLQPALDRGLKHASHGKQLAGVEVQALVAEGRALLEARPSPRGELGRRLQEKWPGHDASALSLGFSSLEPLVVVPPCGTWGHGERMVYATAESWLGQRFEPAAPPDALVMRYLAAFGPASARDLQAWSGLSRMGAVLERLRPELRAYRDEHGVELFDIPNARRPDPDTPAPVRFLSEFDSVLLAHADRTRIISDAARKRVFTLNGIVRATLLVDGFVRGTWRIERARGTATLCITPFARLSREDRAALTDEGGRLLAFAAADVQHADIRFERVG
- a CDS encoding SDR family oxidoreductase; its protein translation is MSKSRRKVVLITGASSGIGQACAELLGAHGHAVHGTSRHPRADGAHHRMAVLDVTDEDSVQRAVASVLAAEGRLDVVVNCAGFVMAGAVEDVSVEEAQRQMDTNFFGVLRVCRAVLPTMRAQRSGLIVNMSSMGGAAGLPFQGLYSASKFALEGMTESLRQEVAAFGIEATLLQPGDVLTRVREYRQRARQSGPGSAYQEAFERVMNLVESGEGAGVPPEQVARKLLALVERQRVDVRYSVGHLSQRVGLVSKRLLPGRTFEHLVMALHGMSRR
- a CDS encoding ArsR/SmtB family transcription factor, encoding MVTPMVQQRSEQLDAVFHALSDPTRREMLRSLSSGPRSIGELAAPFSMSFAGASKHVKTLERAGLVNRSVEGRTHRCSLAPAPLAGAADWLRFYERFWNDRLDALERELRKPERGGARKGARHE
- a CDS encoding S1 family peptidase encodes the protein MGLLLAAGACGSSVVPVSPETLTPARRAVVGGAPEPGFPAVAAIVPVSPFCGEPDEAARVLCTGTLVAPRVVLTAAHCVENADAPRVFSVVFAAETARASAVQRIRVVEGRLHPAWRPGVSDLGVLILASDAPVAPLAWAARAFPADGVGRLARVVGFGVDGEGGSGLRRGGLSRITSVEADAFSIEAAPAMSCGGDSGGPVFIEQDGIERLVGVTSFGDLTCTTGTNSRVDVHADFIQNAIEDASRGAPVRTPVDPDVDACAQGCRAHADCPVGMACVARADGTRSCAVAGLEAGHFGPACTGAQGAHPCVKAGSACRLWLPCSEPRDATAQGGCAAAGGGNPGLVPLVLLAWSWGRGRRAKGGSSASAFCRPPAHPSGMLFNWVV